A genome region from Euphorbia lathyris chromosome 4, ddEupLath1.1, whole genome shotgun sequence includes the following:
- the LOC136228010 gene encoding aspartic proteinase PCS1-like, translated as MASLHFLFKHKLLLLLFLIFSLTKHSFSSNEQSLVLSLKTQKKSSHLSTPNTTTTTTKLTFHHNVSLTVSLSVGTPPQMVTMVLDTGSELSWLHCKKEPGLNSVFNPISSKTYSKVSCLTPTCRTRTQNLTLPVSCDSAKICHVIVSYADASSIEGSLAFETFRLGSSTQPDTLFGCMDSGTSSNSEEDGKTTGLMGLNRGSLSFVSQLGYRKFSYCISDVDSAGVLLLGNADLPWLKPLNYTPLVKISTPLPYFDRVAYSVQLEGIKVNNKLLSLPKSIFVPDHTGAGQTIVDSGTQFSFLLGPVYTALKNEYLAQSKGILRVLNDDNFVFQGAMDLCYVIESSRPIPANIPVVSLVFDGAEMQVSGERLLVRVPGEVRGNDSVWCFTFGNSDLLGIEAFVIGHHHQQNVWMEFDIEKSRIGLAEFRCDIAGQKLGLHI; from the coding sequence ATGGCTTCTCTCCATTTTCTATTCAAACATAaacttctcctcctcctcttcctcaTTTTCTCGCTAACCAAACACTCTTTTTCCTCAAATGAACAATCTTTGGTTTTATCTTTGAAAACCCAGAAAAAAAGTTCCCATCTTTCAACCCCaaacaccaccaccaccaccaccaaacTCACTTTCCACCACAATGTTTCTCTCACGGTGTCTCTCTCCGTCGGAACGCCGCCGCAGATGGTCACCATGGTTCTCGACACCGGCAGTGAGCTTTCATGGCTTCACTGTAAAAAAGAACCCGGTTTAAATTCGGTTTTCAACCCGATTTCCTCCAAAACTTACTCTAAAGTTAGCTGTCTTACACCCACTTGCAGGACCCGAACCCAGAATCTGACCCTACCCGTTTCCTGTGACTCGGCTAAGATCTGCCACGTCATCGTCTCCTACGCGGACGCGTCTTCCATTGAAGGCAGTCTAGCTTTCGAAACTTTCAGACTCGGGTCATCGACTCAACCGGATACGCTTTTCGGGTGCATGGATTCGGGTACCAGTTCGAATTCGGAGGAAGACGGGAAGACAACCGGGTTAATGGGTTTGAATCGCGGGTCATTATCGTTTGTTAGTCAATTGGGGTATCGGAAATTTTCTTATTGTATTTCGGATGTTGACTCGGCCGGTGTTTTACTTCTCGGTAATGCCGATTTACCGTGGCTTAAACCGCTTAACTATACTCCTTTAGTGAAAATCTCCACCCCGTTACCGTACTTTGACCGGGTTGCTTATTCAGTCCAACTTGAAGGTATAAAAGTGAATAACAAACTTTTATCGCTTCCGAAATCTATCTTTGTACCGGACCATACCGGAGCCGGACAAACCATAGTTGACTCGGGTACACAGTTCTCATTCTTATTGGGTCCGGTATACACTGCTTTGAAAAACGAATATCTGGCACAATCAAAAGGGATTTTAAGGGTTTTAAATGATGATAATTTTGTATTTCAAGGAGCAATGGATTTGTGTTATGTAATTGAATCGTCTCGGCCGATTCCGGCGAACATACCGGTGGTAAGCTTGGTGTTTGATGGAGCCGAGATGCAAGTATCGGGGGAGAGGTTATTGGTTCGGGTACCGGGTGAAGTGAGGGGGAATGATTCAGTGTGGTGCTTTACATTTGGGAATTCAGACCTTCTAGGAATAGAAGCGTTTGTGATTGGTCATCATCATCAACAAAATGTTTGGATGGAATTTGACATTGAAAAATCAAGGATTGGACTTGCTGAATTTAGGTGTGATATTGCTGGTCAAAAGCTTGGATTacacatatga